The proteins below are encoded in one region of Mycobacterium pseudokansasii:
- a CDS encoding SulP family inorganic anion transporter, producing the protein MQPSEPPSQAPDKGPPVSRTDRLRSIIRHDLPSSLVVFLIALPLSVGIAIASDAPVLSGLISAVVGGIVLGIIGGSPLSVSGPANGLMVVTAGLVAQFGWRATCLITVAAGVLQLILGLSRIARAVLAISPVVVHAMLAGIGITIALQQTHVLLGGESHSTSWENVVQLPGQIIGAHKPGMFLGVLVIAIMVAWRWAPAKLAPIPGPLVAIVTATIISVVFPFDLARITLTGSPLDAFQLPALPEGKWGAFAVSVLTVAFIATVESLLASVSIDRMHPGAPTNFNRELTGQGVANITSGMIGGLPIAAAIVRSSANVQAGAKSRASTIMHAVWILVFTLFFAGLIQQIPTAALAGLLVFVGIRLLQPAHIETAMRNGDLAVYLVTVVGVVFLNLMQGVLIGLVLAIALTAWRVMWFRIHAQPAGDEWHVVVEGAATFLSLPRLTQVLASIPAGKTVNVTMSVIYLDHAAHQAIADWQRRHQATGGVVHIHGGVHTGHRARRAMDDLVDAEGPETAA; encoded by the coding sequence ATGCAGCCCAGCGAACCACCCAGCCAGGCCCCGGACAAGGGCCCGCCAGTGTCGCGGACTGACCGACTGCGATCGATCATCCGGCACGACTTGCCCTCGTCGCTGGTGGTCTTTCTGATCGCACTCCCGCTGTCGGTGGGGATCGCGATCGCTTCGGACGCACCGGTGCTCTCGGGCCTGATCTCGGCAGTCGTCGGAGGCATCGTCCTCGGAATCATCGGCGGGTCGCCGTTGTCGGTGAGTGGTCCGGCGAACGGGTTGATGGTCGTTACCGCCGGTCTCGTCGCCCAGTTCGGTTGGCGGGCGACGTGTCTGATCACCGTGGCCGCCGGTGTCCTGCAGCTCATCTTGGGGCTCAGCCGGATTGCCCGAGCGGTACTGGCGATCTCGCCGGTCGTCGTGCACGCGATGCTGGCCGGCATCGGCATCACGATCGCACTTCAACAAACGCACGTCCTGCTGGGCGGGGAGTCGCACAGCACATCGTGGGAAAACGTCGTTCAGTTGCCGGGACAAATCATCGGCGCACACAAGCCCGGAATGTTTCTGGGTGTGTTGGTGATCGCCATCATGGTCGCCTGGCGCTGGGCCCCGGCCAAATTGGCTCCCATTCCGGGTCCGCTGGTCGCCATCGTGACGGCAACCATTATCTCCGTGGTGTTTCCGTTCGACTTGGCCCGGATCACCCTCACCGGGTCGCCGCTGGACGCGTTCCAGCTGCCGGCCCTTCCCGAGGGGAAGTGGGGAGCCTTCGCGGTCAGCGTGCTCACTGTTGCCTTCATCGCCACCGTCGAGAGCCTGCTGGCATCGGTGTCTATCGACCGGATGCATCCCGGGGCGCCCACCAACTTCAACCGCGAGTTGACCGGACAGGGCGTCGCAAACATCACCTCCGGGATGATCGGCGGCCTCCCGATCGCCGCCGCCATCGTCCGTAGCTCCGCGAATGTGCAAGCGGGCGCCAAGAGCCGCGCCTCGACGATCATGCACGCCGTCTGGATCCTCGTCTTCACGCTGTTTTTTGCCGGGCTGATCCAGCAGATCCCCACCGCCGCACTTGCCGGCCTGCTCGTTTTCGTCGGGATCAGGCTGCTGCAGCCCGCCCATATCGAAACCGCCATGCGAAACGGGGACCTGGCCGTCTATCTGGTGACCGTCGTCGGTGTCGTATTCCTCAATCTCATGCAGGGCGTGTTGATCGGACTCGTCCTGGCCATCGCGCTGACCGCATGGCGGGTGATGTGGTTCAGGATCCATGCCCAGCCCGCCGGTGACGAATGGCACGTAGTCGTTGAAGGGGCGGCCACCTTCCTCTCCCTGCCCCGGCTGACCCAGGTGCTGGCGTCCATTCCCGCCGGCAAGACGGTCAACGTCACCATGTCGGTCATCTACCTCGATCACGCCGCGCATCAGGCGATCGCCGACTGGCAGCGACGGCATCAGGCGACGGGAGGGGTGGTGCACATCCATGGCGGGGTCCATACCGGCCACCGCGCTCGTCGGGCGATGGACGACCTCGTCGACGCCGAAGGACCCGAAACGGCGGCATAG
- a CDS encoding flavin-containing monooxygenase, which yields MTVSPREAIDTAYFDVVIVGAGISGIGAAYRLLQRNPQLSYAILERRERIGGTWDLFRYPGVRSDSSIFTLSFPYEPWTREEGVADGEHIREYLTTTAHKYGIDRHIRFGSYVLAADWDSATDTWTVTFEQGGVAQQCCSRFVFFGSGYYNYDEGYTPDFPGIEQFGGTVVHPQHWPDDLDYTGKKVVVIGSGATAVTLIPSMAEKAAKVTMLQRSPTYLISASKYSRFAAAARKVLPCKTSHLAIRMYNALLEAVLWFLSRKTPRLMKWLLRRTAIKNLPAGYDVDTHFKPSYNPWDQRLCLIPDADLYTAIADGHADVVTDHIDHFDATGIALKSGEHLDADIVVTATGLQLQALGGVKISLDGVEINPCDRFVYKAHMLEDVPNLFWCVGYTNASWTLRADMTARATAKLLAHMAAHGYTHAYPHRGDEPLTEKPSWDIQAGYVLRSLHALPKSGTKRPWNVRQNYFADALDYRFDRIDEAMVFGRAADRAAVAG from the coding sequence ATGACCGTGAGCCCCCGAGAAGCCATCGACACGGCCTACTTCGACGTCGTCATCGTCGGTGCCGGGATCTCCGGCATCGGCGCGGCCTACCGGCTGCTGCAACGCAACCCCCAACTCAGCTACGCGATCCTGGAGCGGCGCGAACGGATCGGCGGCACCTGGGACCTGTTCCGCTACCCGGGGGTACGCTCCGACAGCAGCATCTTCACCCTCAGCTTTCCCTACGAGCCGTGGACCCGGGAAGAAGGCGTGGCCGACGGCGAGCACATCCGCGAGTACCTGACCACCACCGCTCACAAGTACGGCATCGACCGCCACATCCGGTTCGGCAGTTATGTCTTGGCAGCAGACTGGGATTCGGCCACCGACACGTGGACGGTCACCTTCGAGCAGGGCGGCGTCGCACAGCAATGCTGCAGCCGGTTCGTGTTCTTCGGCAGCGGTTACTACAACTACGACGAGGGCTACACCCCCGACTTCCCCGGCATCGAGCAGTTCGGCGGCACCGTCGTGCATCCACAGCACTGGCCGGACGACCTGGACTACACCGGCAAGAAGGTCGTGGTGATCGGCAGCGGGGCCACCGCCGTCACGCTGATCCCGTCGATGGCCGAAAAGGCCGCCAAGGTGACCATGCTGCAGCGCTCGCCCACTTACCTCATCTCGGCGTCCAAGTACAGCAGGTTCGCCGCCGCTGCTCGTAAAGTACTGCCCTGCAAGACTTCTCATTTGGCCATCCGGATGTACAACGCGCTGCTGGAGGCAGTGCTGTGGTTCCTGTCCCGCAAGACGCCGCGACTCATGAAGTGGCTGCTGCGCCGCACGGCGATCAAGAACCTGCCCGCCGGCTACGACGTCGACACCCACTTCAAGCCCAGCTACAACCCGTGGGACCAACGGCTGTGCCTGATTCCCGACGCCGACCTCTACACCGCTATCGCCGACGGGCACGCCGACGTCGTCACCGACCACATCGACCATTTCGACGCCACCGGCATCGCGCTCAAGTCCGGCGAACACCTCGATGCCGACATCGTCGTCACCGCCACCGGCCTGCAGCTGCAGGCACTGGGCGGCGTCAAGATCAGCCTGGACGGCGTCGAGATCAATCCCTGTGACCGCTTCGTCTACAAGGCGCACATGCTCGAAGACGTGCCCAACCTGTTCTGGTGCGTGGGCTATACGAATGCGTCCTGGACGTTGCGCGCCGACATGACGGCGCGGGCGACAGCAAAGCTGTTGGCGCACATGGCCGCTCACGGCTACACCCATGCCTACCCGCACCGCGGCGACGAGCCGTTGACCGAAAAGCCCTCCTGGGACATTCAGGCCGGCTATGTGCTGCGCTCGCTGCACGCACTGCCCAAATCAGGCACCAAACGGCCGTGGAATGTGCGGCAGAACTATTTCGCCGATGCCCTCGACTACCGGTTCGACCGCATCGACGAGGCGATGGTGTTCGGCCGTGCCGCCGACCGGGCGGCAGTAGCGGGCTAA
- a CDS encoding PPE family protein: MAASNMDFGALPPEVNAARLYSGPGSGPMLVAAGAWEGLVDGLYSTAASFEAVISGLGDDSWRGSAAAAMAEAVAPYLKWMLATAGQAQQAAAQARLAATAYETALAMMASPSVIAANRDRVASLVAANFLGQNTPEIAVTEAQYSGMWAQNADAMYRYASSSAAASRVTPFTAPPVELRAASPRASGDDTSAATNTLPMVAADPGLFSAVPAALNQLASPAVSSSGLDLSTLSLVGGEADSGWASPCSMFSSLVSRVTSAIAGGVAGERFRVRGRPVSVRAWFGGKCADWMSRRRGPAGRDEALSHTNIDPPTIVGKLLVPQSWLVTATTECVETASGATKFILPSEVPAVMGWR; encoded by the coding sequence ATGGCGGCCAGTAACATGGATTTTGGAGCATTACCGCCGGAGGTCAACGCAGCCAGATTGTATTCTGGTCCCGGCTCGGGACCGATGTTGGTTGCTGCTGGCGCTTGGGAGGGCCTGGTCGACGGGTTGTATTCCACCGCCGCCTCGTTCGAGGCGGTAATTTCTGGGCTTGGCGACGATTCGTGGCGAGGCTCCGCGGCGGCGGCGATGGCGGAGGCGGTGGCGCCATATCTGAAATGGATGCTCGCCACTGCCGGGCAGGCGCAGCAGGCCGCCGCCCAGGCCAGGCTGGCAGCAACTGCCTATGAAACGGCGCTGGCGATGATGGCCTCCCCGTCGGTGATTGCGGCCAACCGTGACCGCGTGGCATCGCTGGTGGCGGCCAACTTTCTGGGTCAAAACACTCCTGAGATCGCGGTCACCGAGGCCCAGTACAGTGGCATGTGGGCCCAGAATGCCGATGCGATGTATCGCTATGCCAGCAGCTCGGCGGCGGCTTCCCGGGTGACTCCGTTTACCGCACCTCCGGTCGAATTGAGGGCCGCTTCGCCACGAGCCTCGGGCGACGACACGTCAGCGGCGACGAACACGCTTCCGATGGTGGCGGCCGATCCGGGGTTGTTTTCCGCGGTGCCTGCTGCGCTGAACCAGCTTGCATCGCCGGCGGTCTCGTCGTCTGGCTTGGATCTGTCGACATTGAGTTTGGTTGGCGGTGAAGCGGATTCGGGTTGGGCTTCGCCTTGCTCGATGTTCTCATCTCTGGTCTCTCGGGTGACGTCGGCGATAGCGGGTGGTGTGGCTGGCGAACGCTTTCGGGTGAGGGGCCGGCCGGTGTCGGTGCGGGCGTGGTTTGGGGGCAAGTGTGCGGACTGGATGAGCCGACGTCGTGGGCCCGCAGGCCGCGATGAGGCGCTGTCGCACACGAACATCGATCCGCCGACTATCGTCGGGAAGTTGTTGGTGCCGCAGTCCTGGCTTGTGACCGCCACAACAGAGTGCGTTGAAACAGCCTCGGGGGCAACCAAATTCATCCTCCCTTCCGAGGTGCCGGCCGTAATGGGATGGAGATAA
- a CDS encoding trypsin-like peptidase domain-containing protein, which produces MARRASRPRERYLPSCCVRTFVLLIAAALALLAGSPGIAFADGGRPQANPEQRAAAMIRPAVMYLAAQAHGQVRLPDGQLLSALGEGSGIPFTATWTCTGFVVNPDGWVATAGHCVDPQTAKQLILKRAVTEFLTQLPNSPAGQNPAATLDWLTKNARVEGQTPDRGPEISLMLGYGTGTKLAEKLPATVVDFRPMGKGDVALLKVQKHNLPSSELGTDADVSIGAPVLAVGFPETTQRVTGMSLDPTNKSGKVSKKSTMESSPIYEIDAPVAEGMSGGPTVELNGKVIGVNSFGPVGEPQPFNFIAPADSLAALLAGKGVKPMLGPADLYYRQGLNHYFSGQYSDAIYDFDQALALSPDYPGVADLKTSAANLRQQYGDAPVFLRSKPVWYTVSGVLLLLTVGGWVTFMVRKSRRQRRTEAEAEAMAEAEAEAEAIAEAEAEAERHAEAAAEATAADARPPRATGTVRPLGLVPAPSSEPHFCANCGAALHPAEKFCPNCGRKIPAGESAKPA; this is translated from the coding sequence ATGGCGCGACGAGCGAGCCGGCCGCGCGAGAGGTATCTGCCGTCGTGTTGCGTCCGGACGTTCGTACTGCTGATCGCGGCCGCGTTGGCGCTGCTGGCCGGGTCGCCGGGTATTGCCTTCGCCGACGGCGGTCGCCCGCAGGCTAACCCGGAACAACGAGCGGCGGCGATGATCCGGCCGGCCGTCATGTACCTTGCGGCCCAGGCTCACGGTCAGGTCCGGCTGCCCGACGGCCAGCTGCTGTCGGCGCTCGGCGAAGGTTCGGGTATTCCCTTCACGGCGACGTGGACCTGCACGGGTTTTGTCGTCAATCCCGACGGCTGGGTGGCGACCGCAGGTCACTGCGTCGATCCGCAGACGGCCAAACAGCTGATCCTCAAACGCGCCGTCACGGAATTCCTGACTCAGCTTCCCAACTCGCCCGCGGGCCAGAACCCCGCCGCGACGCTGGACTGGCTCACCAAAAATGCGCGCGTCGAAGGTCAGACCCCCGATCGGGGGCCCGAGATCAGCCTCATGCTGGGATACGGAACCGGGACGAAGCTCGCCGAGAAGCTCCCGGCCACCGTCGTGGACTTCCGGCCGATGGGCAAAGGCGATGTCGCGCTGCTCAAGGTGCAAAAGCACAACCTGCCGTCGTCGGAGCTCGGCACCGACGCCGACGTCAGCATCGGGGCACCGGTTCTGGCGGTGGGTTTCCCCGAGACGACTCAACGGGTCACCGGTATGTCGCTGGACCCGACGAACAAGAGCGGCAAGGTGAGCAAGAAGTCGACCATGGAATCGAGTCCGATCTATGAGATCGACGCCCCCGTCGCCGAGGGCATGAGCGGCGGCCCGACCGTCGAACTCAACGGCAAGGTGATCGGCGTGAACAGTTTCGGCCCCGTCGGCGAGCCGCAGCCGTTCAACTTCATCGCGCCCGCAGACAGTCTCGCGGCGCTACTGGCCGGCAAGGGTGTCAAGCCGATGCTCGGGCCCGCCGACCTGTACTACCGTCAAGGGCTCAACCACTATTTCTCGGGCCAGTACAGCGACGCGATCTACGACTTCGACCAGGCCCTGGCGCTGTCACCCGACTATCCGGGCGTGGCCGATCTCAAGACGAGCGCGGCCAACCTACGTCAGCAGTACGGTGACGCGCCGGTGTTTCTTCGATCAAAACCGGTGTGGTACACGGTAAGCGGCGTCTTGCTGCTGCTCACGGTGGGCGGCTGGGTGACCTTCATGGTGCGCAAGAGCCGTCGGCAGCGTCGCACCGAAGCCGAAGCCGAAGCCATGGCCGAGGCGGAAGCCGAAGCCGAAGCTATCGCCGAAGCGGAAGCCGAAGCCGAAAGACACGCCGAAGCCGCCGCGGAAGCCACCGCTGCGGATGCGCGGCCACCGCGGGCGACCGGCACGGTCCGGCCGCTGGGTCTTGTTCCCGCACCGTCGAGTGAGCCGCACTTCTGTGCCAACTGCGGAGCGGCGCTTCACCCTGCCGAGAAGTTCTGCCCGAACTGCGGCAGGAAAATCCCGGCCGGCGAATCGGCGAAACCCGCTTAG
- a CDS encoding SulP family inorganic anion transporter: MQHTKYRGKPCLDRSDRLDPGSQDIVSRQVAQSRTDRVRSVIRHDLPSSIVVFLVALPLSLGIAIASDAPVLAGLIAAIVGGIVGGAIGGSPLQVSGPAAGLTVVVADLIAQFGWGLTCFITVIAGLMQVLLGLSRVARAALAISPVVVHAMLAGIGITIALQQTHVLLGGESHSSAWDNVVELPAQILGAHKPGVVLGLLVIAIMVAWRWAPAKAAAVPGPLVAIVAVTVVSVVFPFHVSRIVLEGSLLDALQLPVIPHGNWGAVAIGVITVTLITSVQSLLTAVATDRMHSGARSQLDRELIGQGASNMVSGAIGGLPIAGVIVRTSANVKAGAKTRASTVLHGFWVMLFALPFAGLIELIPSAALAGLLIVIGIQLLQPAHIETAVKTGDFAIYLVTIVAVVFLNLLHGVMIGLVLAIAMTGWRVIRAKIDAHPIGDEWRVVVEGTCTFLALPRLTQVLAAIPQRTTVTLHIAVNYLDHAAHQAITDWQRQHHATGGNVHVHGGLTRGHSSRKVPLIEGETPEAAG; the protein is encoded by the coding sequence ATGCAGCACACAAAATACCGCGGCAAGCCGTGTCTTGACCGCAGCGATCGGCTTGACCCGGGTAGCCAAGACATCGTTTCGCGCCAGGTGGCGCAGTCGCGAACCGATCGAGTTCGATCGGTCATCCGCCACGACCTGCCGTCTTCGATTGTTGTCTTCCTGGTTGCGCTGCCGTTGTCATTGGGCATCGCCATCGCATCCGATGCGCCGGTACTCGCAGGTCTGATTGCCGCGATCGTCGGGGGAATCGTCGGCGGAGCTATCGGCGGATCACCGCTGCAGGTCAGTGGCCCCGCTGCCGGGCTGACCGTGGTGGTCGCCGATCTTATCGCCCAATTCGGTTGGGGATTAACCTGTTTCATCACCGTGATCGCCGGGCTCATGCAAGTCTTGTTGGGGCTCAGTCGTGTTGCCCGGGCCGCCCTAGCCATCTCGCCCGTGGTCGTGCATGCGATGCTGGCCGGCATCGGGATCACCATCGCGCTTCAACAAACGCACGTGCTGCTCGGCGGCGAGTCCCATAGTTCGGCCTGGGACAACGTCGTTGAGCTGCCCGCGCAGATTCTGGGTGCGCACAAGCCCGGAGTGGTGCTCGGCCTACTGGTGATCGCCATCATGGTCGCCTGGCGCTGGGCCCCCGCAAAGGCAGCCGCCGTTCCCGGTCCGTTGGTCGCCATCGTGGCGGTCACCGTCGTCTCGGTAGTGTTTCCGTTTCACGTGTCGCGGATCGTGCTTGAGGGTTCACTGCTGGATGCACTGCAACTTCCGGTAATTCCGCACGGAAACTGGGGTGCCGTCGCTATCGGGGTCATCACGGTCACACTTATCACCAGCGTCCAAAGTCTGCTGACGGCGGTCGCGACGGACAGGATGCACAGTGGCGCGCGGTCCCAACTGGACCGCGAGCTGATCGGGCAGGGCGCCTCGAACATGGTGTCGGGAGCGATCGGCGGCCTCCCCATCGCCGGCGTCATCGTCCGCACGTCCGCAAATGTCAAGGCAGGAGCCAAGACTCGTGCGTCGACGGTCTTGCACGGATTCTGGGTGATGTTGTTTGCGCTTCCGTTCGCAGGTCTCATCGAACTGATTCCCAGTGCCGCGCTCGCCGGATTACTGATCGTCATCGGAATTCAGCTACTTCAGCCGGCACACATCGAAACCGCGGTCAAAACCGGCGATTTCGCCATCTACCTGGTAACCATTGTCGCCGTCGTGTTCCTCAATCTCCTGCATGGGGTGATGATCGGGCTTGTTCTGGCCATCGCGATGACCGGATGGCGGGTGATACGGGCCAAGATTGACGCTCACCCGATTGGCGACGAATGGCGTGTGGTAGTCGAGGGTACCTGCACCTTCCTGGCGCTGCCCCGCCTGACGCAAGTGCTGGCCGCCATCCCGCAACGCACCACAGTCACGCTTCATATCGCGGTCAACTACCTCGACCACGCAGCGCACCAAGCGATTACGGACTGGCAGCGTCAGCACCACGCCACCGGCGGGAATGTGCACGTCCATGGTGGCCTGACGAGGGGCCATTCGTCGCGGAAGGTACCACTAATCGAAGGGGAAACGCCCGAAGCTGCCGGCTGA
- a CDS encoding RES family NAD+ phosphorylase — MVRRPPDPFEPATATLPAGQLLYRVLSSSRTATDFNPGIGAPTRFGFFGTPVVPIMYAAETEDAAIAETLLHDIPVSGGVLPYDQYADKVLVRLKVTRRLQAGVLHGTGLRRLKVTAAELTSSPASSYASTVLWAEAAHDAGLDGLVWMSRQCNDAKAYVFFGDRCAGAVTQDRTHARIFASPADQIWLIDRCAPLHVDVLMRPA, encoded by the coding sequence TTGGTAAGGCGGCCGCCGGACCCGTTCGAGCCGGCCACCGCGACCCTGCCGGCCGGGCAGCTGCTCTATCGCGTGCTCTCGTCGTCGCGCACCGCCACCGACTTCAACCCCGGCATCGGCGCGCCGACGCGGTTCGGCTTCTTCGGCACGCCGGTGGTGCCGATCATGTACGCCGCCGAGACCGAAGACGCGGCCATCGCCGAGACGCTGCTGCACGACATCCCGGTGTCGGGCGGCGTGCTCCCCTACGACCAATACGCCGACAAGGTGCTGGTGCGGCTGAAAGTGACCCGCCGGCTGCAGGCCGGGGTGCTGCACGGCACCGGCCTGCGCCGTCTGAAGGTGACCGCCGCCGAGCTCACGTCCAGCCCGGCGTCCAGCTATGCCAGCACCGTGTTGTGGGCCGAAGCGGCCCATGATGCCGGCCTGGACGGGCTGGTGTGGATGTCCCGGCAATGCAACGACGCCAAGGCGTACGTGTTCTTCGGCGACCGGTGCGCGGGTGCTGTGACGCAGGATCGCACCCATGCCCGGATCTTCGCCAGCCCGGCCGACCAGATCTGGCTCATCGACCGCTGCGCGCCCCTGCACGTCGACGTGCTCATGCGGCCTGCCTGA
- a CDS encoding NAD(P)H-dependent glycerol-3-phosphate dehydrogenase: MAAAKREPKVVVLGGGSWGTTVASICARRVPTLQWVRSAATASDINDNHRNSRYLGNDVVLSETLRATTDFCEAANSADVVVMGVPSHGFRGVLTELSKELRPWVPVVSLVKGLEQGTNMRMSQIIEEILPGHPAGILAGPNIAREVAEGYAAAAVLAMPDQHLATQLAAFFRTRRFRVYTTDDVIGVEMAGALKNVFAIAVGMGYSLGIGENTRALVIARSLREMTKLGVAMGGDTETFPGLAGLGDLIVTCTSQRSRNRHVGEQLGAGKPIDEIIASMNQVAEGVKAASVVMEFANEYGLNMPIAREVDAVINYGSSVEQAYRGLMLDEPGHEVYGSGF, from the coding sequence ATGGCAGCTGCGAAGCGCGAACCCAAAGTCGTTGTCCTCGGTGGCGGTTCCTGGGGGACCACGGTGGCGTCCATTTGTGCACGGCGAGTGCCGACGTTGCAGTGGGTGCGCTCGGCGGCGACCGCAAGCGACATCAACGACAATCACCGCAATAGCCGCTATCTCGGCAACGACGTGGTGCTCAGCGAGACCCTGCGCGCCACCACCGATTTCTGCGAAGCCGCCAACAGCGCAGACGTCGTCGTGATGGGAGTGCCCTCGCACGGCTTCCGGGGTGTGCTCACCGAGCTGAGCAAGGAACTACGGCCCTGGGTACCGGTGGTGTCCCTGGTCAAGGGGCTCGAGCAGGGCACCAACATGCGGATGTCGCAGATCATCGAGGAGATCCTGCCCGGTCATCCGGCGGGCATCCTCGCCGGTCCCAACATCGCCCGGGAAGTCGCCGAGGGCTACGCGGCCGCGGCGGTCCTGGCCATGCCCGATCAACATCTGGCCACCCAGCTGGCAGCATTTTTCCGGACCCGCCGCTTCCGGGTGTACACCACCGATGACGTCATCGGCGTCGAGATGGCCGGGGCGCTCAAGAATGTGTTCGCCATCGCGGTCGGCATGGGCTACTCGCTGGGCATCGGCGAGAACACTCGAGCGCTGGTGATCGCCCGCTCGTTGCGCGAAATGACCAAACTCGGTGTCGCGATGGGGGGCGACACCGAGACCTTCCCCGGACTGGCCGGTCTGGGTGATCTGATCGTCACCTGCACCAGCCAGCGCAGCCGTAACCGCCACGTCGGCGAACAACTGGGCGCGGGCAAGCCCATCGACGAGATAATCGCGTCGATGAACCAGGTAGCCGAGGGTGTCAAGGCGGCCAGCGTGGTCATGGAGTTCGCCAACGAGTACGGGCTGAACATGCCCATCGCTCGTGAGGTCGACGCCGTGATCAACTACGGCTCCTCCGTCGAACAGGCCTATCGGGGCCTGATGCTCGACGAGCCCGGACACGAGGTGTACGGCTCAGGGTTCTAA
- a CDS encoding IS1634 family transposase, with protein MYVARVPNRGSPPAILLRESYREGGKVKNRTLANLTRWPAPKVDALSRVLKGLSPTVELAEAFEITRSLPHGHVAAVLGTARALGVEELIDPAPSRRRNLVTAMLVAQVIDPGSKLAVARGLRSETATSSLGDVLGVSGCDEDDLYAAMDWVLQRKDAIETKLAARHLANGTLVLYDVSSAAFEGHTCPLGKIGHARDGVKGRPQIVYGLLCSTAGIPIAIEVFDGNTADPKTLSAQITKLKKRFGLTRVCLIGDRGMLTCARIRDELRPAELDWITALRAPQIKALVEADALQLTLFDQQDLVEITSPDFPGERLMCCHNPVLGAQRTRKRQDLLAATEKQLALIAAATTRARRPLRGQDKIALKVGKVINHYKMAKHFHTEITDETFTYTRNQDSIAAEAALDGIYVIRTSLPADTLVAGDVVLRYKGLEDVERFFRTCNSELDVRPIRHHLADRVRAHMFLRMLSYYISWHMKQALAPILFVDHDKPAAAATRTNPVAAAQRSDAALAKAARKHTQDGTPVHSFTSLLTDLETICANHIQPADDMPTFTKLTTPTPLQRRAFELLGLTHRLGYM; from the coding sequence ATGTACGTGGCGCGGGTGCCGAACCGGGGGTCACCGCCGGCGATCCTGCTGCGGGAAAGTTACCGCGAAGGCGGAAAGGTGAAAAACCGCACCCTGGCCAACCTGACCCGCTGGCCGGCGCCCAAGGTGGATGCGCTATCGCGGGTGCTTAAGGGACTGTCGCCAACGGTGGAGCTGGCCGAGGCGTTCGAGATCACCCGCAGCCTGCCGCACGGGCACGTGGCCGCGGTGCTGGGCACCGCGCGGGCACTCGGCGTGGAGGAGTTGATCGACCCGGCGCCCTCGCGGCGGCGGAATCTGGTGACCGCCATGTTGGTGGCCCAGGTGATCGACCCAGGCTCCAAGCTGGCGGTGGCGCGCGGGTTGCGTTCTGAGACCGCGACCAGCTCTCTCGGTGACGTGCTGGGCGTGTCCGGCTGTGATGAGGATGACCTCTATGCGGCGATGGACTGGGTGCTTCAGCGCAAGGACGCCATCGAAACCAAGCTGGCCGCACGGCATTTGGCCAACGGCACCCTGGTGCTCTACGACGTGTCCTCGGCGGCGTTTGAGGGCCACACCTGCCCGCTGGGCAAGATCGGGCACGCCCGCGACGGGGTCAAAGGCCGGCCGCAGATCGTCTACGGGCTGCTGTGTAGCACCGCCGGGATACCGATAGCGATCGAGGTGTTCGACGGCAACACCGCCGACCCGAAAACCCTGAGCGCCCAGATCACCAAGCTCAAAAAACGCTTCGGGCTCACCCGGGTCTGCTTGATCGGGGACCGCGGCATGCTCACCTGCGCGCGCATCCGCGATGAGCTGCGCCCCGCCGAGCTGGATTGGATCACCGCGCTGCGCGCCCCGCAGATCAAGGCCCTCGTCGAGGCCGACGCGCTGCAGCTGACCCTGTTCGACCAACAAGACCTCGTCGAGATCACCTCCCCAGACTTTCCCGGGGAGCGGCTGATGTGCTGCCACAACCCGGTCCTGGGCGCCCAGCGCACCCGCAAACGCCAAGACTTGTTGGCCGCCACCGAAAAACAGCTCGCCCTCATCGCCGCCGCCACCACCCGAGCACGGCGCCCGCTGCGCGGCCAAGACAAGATCGCGCTCAAGGTGGGCAAGGTGATCAACCACTACAAAATGGCCAAGCACTTTCACACCGAGATCACCGACGAGACGTTCACCTACACCCGCAACCAAGACAGCATCGCCGCCGAGGCCGCCCTCGACGGCATCTACGTGATACGCACCAGCCTGCCCGCCGACACCCTCGTCGCGGGCGACGTCGTGTTGCGCTACAAGGGACTCGAAGACGTCGAACGCTTCTTCCGCACCTGCAACAGCGAACTCGACGTGCGCCCCATCCGCCACCATCTCGCCGACCGGGTCCGCGCCCACATGTTCTTGCGGATGCTGTCCTACTACATCAGCTGGCACATGAAACAAGCCCTGGCCCCGATCCTGTTTGTCGACCACGACAAACCCGCCGCCGCCGCCACACGCACCAATCCCGTTGCCGCGGCCCAACGCTCCGATGCCGCACTAGCCAAGGCCGCCCGCAAACATACCCAAGACGGCACCCCAGTGCACAGCTTCACCAGCCTGCTCACCGACCTGGAAACCATCTGCGCCAACCACATTCAACCCGCCGACGACATGCCAACATTCACCAAACTCACCACCCCCACCCCACTGCAGCGACGAGCCTTCGAACTCCTCGGCCTCACCCACCGCCTGGGCTACATGTAG